A region from the Biomphalaria glabrata chromosome 14, xgBioGlab47.1, whole genome shotgun sequence genome encodes:
- the LOC106061178 gene encoding platelet-activating factor acetylhydrolase IB subunit alpha2-like, with product MANPAAEPQSVEDVQGDGRWMSLHNSFLHDAKEKEPEVVLIGDSLIAQMTQSRLWEQMFEPLHCLNFGIGGDRTQHILWRIHNGELDQIEPKVIVLLAGTNNFDDSAEQVTEGILAIVKLIRDKQPSSHLIVVGLLPRGEKPNHLREKHCEINKRLAEELKGAPMTSFLKIDEKEFMSSEGVIRRSIMYDFLHLTSDIGYQKLCDPLLEEIQNVLGIFMKVESTALETASLAGDLDHSPSN from the exons ATGGCTAACCCAGCGGCCGAGCCACAGTCAGTCGAGGATGTGCAGGGAGATGGACGATGGATGAGTTTG CACAATTCTTTCCTCCATGATGCTAAAGAGAAAGAGCCAGAAGTGGTTCTCATTGGAGATTCCCTTATAGCACAAATGACCCAGTCAAGA TTGTGGGAGCAAATGTTTGAACCTTTACATTGTCTGAACTTTGGCATTGGTGGGGATAGAACACAGCACATTCTATGGAGAATACACAACGGAGAACTAGACCAGATAGAGCCTAAA GTCATAGTCTTATTAGCTGGAACCAACAATTTTGATGACAGTGCGGAACAAGTGACAGAAGGGATTCTAGCCATTGTGAAACTTATCCGTGACAAACAGCCATCTTCTCATCTCATAGTTGTG GGGTTACTGCCAAGAGGAGAAAAGCCTAACCACCTTAGAGAGAAACACTGTGAAATCAACAAGCGACTAGCCGAGGAGCTGAAGGGCGCACCTATGACAAGTTTTCTCAAGATTGATGAGAAGGAGTTCATGTCTAGTGAGGGCGTCATTAGGCGGAGTATCATGTATGACTTTCTCCACCTCACCTCGGACATCGGTTATCAGAAACTGTGTGACCCCCTGTTggaagaaatacaaaatgtctTAGGTATATTCATGAAAGTAGAGAGCACGGCTCTGGAAACTGCATCTTTAGCTGGGGATCTAGACCACTCCCCTAGCAATTAa